A region of Candidatus Eisenbacteria bacterium DNA encodes the following proteins:
- the obgE gene encoding GTPase ObgE, whose protein sequence is MFIDRVKIEVVAGHGGNGCVSFRREKCVPRGGPNGGDGGDGGNVILEANRHLRTLLDFKFKSSFVAEKGEHGKGKNMAGKGGEDVVLRVPMGTLVKDLETQENLADLVSSGQILVVAKAGRGGKGNARFATSTDRAPRKREMGREGERRLLELELKLIADVGIVGVPNAGKSTLLSKISRARPKIDDYPFTTLAPNLGLVRVGEQHDFVVADIPGLIEGSHLGKGLGHEFLRHIERTRVLLFLLDGSETIPGSDYQLLLKEIGLYGEELVTKPRLLCFNKVDLLDEGRLMRLPKEIDGREILRISALKGEGLGELINGLWRLLELQNP, encoded by the coding sequence ATGTTCATAGATAGGGTAAAAATTGAAGTCGTCGCCGGCCACGGCGGGAACGGATGCGTCAGCTTTCGCCGAGAAAAATGCGTCCCCAGGGGTGGGCCGAATGGCGGCGACGGTGGGGACGGCGGAAACGTGATCCTGGAAGCCAACAGGCACCTCAGGACCCTTCTGGATTTTAAGTTCAAGAGCAGCTTCGTGGCGGAAAAGGGAGAGCACGGTAAGGGCAAGAACATGGCTGGGAAGGGTGGAGAGGACGTCGTGCTTCGAGTGCCCATGGGAACCCTGGTGAAGGACCTGGAGACCCAAGAGAATCTCGCCGATCTCGTTTCTTCAGGTCAGATTCTGGTTGTGGCGAAGGCGGGCCGGGGCGGGAAGGGTAACGCGAGATTTGCGACCTCGACCGACAGGGCCCCGCGGAAGAGAGAGATGGGACGAGAGGGGGAAAGGAGACTTCTTGAGCTCGAGCTGAAGTTGATCGCTGACGTCGGAATTGTCGGAGTCCCGAACGCCGGAAAATCCACGCTTCTTTCGAAGATATCGAGGGCCAGACCAAAGATCGACGATTATCCTTTCACCACCCTGGCTCCCAATCTGGGTCTCGTTCGAGTCGGTGAACAACACGATTTCGTGGTGGCGGACATACCGGGCCTGATTGAAGGATCACATTTGGGAAAGGGATTGGGCCACGAGTTTCTGCGTCACATAGAACGCACGAGGGTCCTTCTCTTCCTGCTCGACGGTAGTGAAACGATTCCGGGGAGCGATTATCAACTGTTGCTGAAAGAGATCGGACTCTACGGAGAGGAACTCGTTACGAAGCCCCGATTACTTTGTTTCAACAAGGTGGACCTCCTTGACGAAGGGAGACTCATGCGGCTTCCCAAAGAGATTGACGGAAGGGAGATCTTGAGGATTTCGGCGCTCAAAGGAGAGGGGCTCGGCGAGCTGATCAACGGGCTGTGGAGGCTTCTGGAACTGCAGAATCCCTAG
- the dprA gene encoding DNA-processing protein DprA: MRLENTEACKARIMLALLKGIPRARLIEILETAGSPERLFSPELERVSKNLSPDEMSALVQGRPDDLDEQLRLAGPAGSEIVSWTDEDYPSLLKHIQYAPPVVFFKGYITIASQPAVAIVGSRACSPSGRYVAERLARDIAARGFVVVSGLARGIDSAAHRGALAAGGLTIAVLGCGVDICYPPENRKLLKEILVRGAVVSEFLLGTPPLKQNFPLRNRLISGMSQAVVVVEAGEGSGALVTAGYALEQGREVFVVPGDTTLTSTVGSNRLLKEGARPITDAEDVFDELLPRLGDGPQAIPQAQPFLEVLSGEEEAVLECLSLVPAHVDEVCDRLGRGSSVILSLLLSLELKGFVRQETGNRFVRSNV, translated from the coding sequence GTGAGGCTGGAGAACACGGAAGCCTGTAAGGCCAGGATAATGCTGGCTCTCCTGAAAGGAATCCCCAGGGCCCGACTGATCGAGATCCTTGAAACGGCGGGGTCACCCGAGAGACTCTTCTCGCCGGAACTGGAGAGAGTCTCGAAGAACCTGAGCCCCGATGAAATGTCCGCCTTGGTGCAAGGTCGGCCCGACGACCTCGATGAGCAACTCAGACTCGCAGGCCCGGCCGGAAGCGAGATTGTGTCCTGGACTGACGAGGACTACCCAAGCCTTCTGAAACACATTCAGTACGCACCTCCCGTTGTTTTCTTCAAGGGATATATCACAATTGCGTCACAACCGGCCGTCGCCATTGTCGGTTCGAGAGCCTGCTCGCCCTCGGGAAGATATGTTGCCGAAAGGCTGGCTCGAGACATCGCCGCTAGAGGATTCGTTGTCGTCAGTGGCCTGGCCAGAGGAATAGACTCTGCGGCCCACAGAGGGGCGCTCGCTGCCGGCGGCCTCACGATCGCCGTCCTGGGATGCGGTGTTGACATTTGTTATCCTCCAGAGAACAGGAAGCTCCTCAAGGAGATTCTGGTAAGGGGCGCAGTTGTCTCGGAATTTCTGTTGGGCACGCCACCCCTCAAACAGAACTTTCCCCTTCGGAACCGTCTCATAAGTGGAATGAGTCAGGCCGTCGTGGTCGTCGAAGCGGGAGAGGGCAGTGGTGCCTTGGTGACGGCCGGCTATGCCCTTGAACAAGGAAGGGAAGTCTTTGTGGTGCCAGGAGATACGACCCTCACTTCAACCGTCGGTTCAAATAGATTGCTGAAGGAGGGAGCGAGGCCGATTACAGACGCGGAGGACGTGTTTGATGAGCTTCTGCCCAGGTTAGGCGACGGGCCGCAGGCCATCCCTCAGGCTCAGCCATTCCTGGAGGTACTCTCGGGCGAGGAGGAGGCAGTCCTGGAATGTCTCTCTCTTGTTCCGGCTCACGTCGACGAGGTTTGTGACCGGCTCGGACGCGGGTCGTCAGTCATTCTTTCGTTGCTGCTATCGCTGGAACTGAAGGGATTCGTGAGACAGGAGACGGGAAATCGCTTTGTGAGGAGTAACGTCTGA
- a CDS encoding DUF362 domain-containing protein → MKSLVHLEKCQDYSEEKLRRSVRRGLEAVGGLGELVRPGWRVLVKPNLLSAREPERAVTTHPSLVGVVIEEVKRCGAVPVVGDSPGGALRGVSRVWRNTGMEEVCGKNGVTLVGFEASGSYARSTNGNTYSISKPVLDADFVINLPKLKTHTLEVYTGAVKNMFGSVPGFAKGELHKRYPKPYEFAEALVDIFSLTTPGLSIMDGILSMEGHGPSSGTPRWLGVLAVSRDAVAMDTVVCELIGADPAEIPTNKVAATRKIGASSLRDVELSGVSLDEVSVKDFKIPSNFLHRLVPRGLLCLLRRYVWIHPVENRAKCQLCNLCVESCPVEAIRNSGSSLRFDYARCVTCLCCHEICPHEAIEFEMSWIAKRIS, encoded by the coding sequence ATGAAGTCCCTCGTCCACCTGGAGAAATGCCAAGACTATTCGGAAGAGAAGCTGAGGAGGTCGGTCAGAAGAGGGCTTGAGGCGGTGGGTGGACTGGGTGAGCTGGTACGGCCGGGGTGGCGGGTCTTGGTGAAACCCAACCTGCTTTCCGCACGAGAACCTGAGAGAGCTGTCACCACGCATCCTTCCCTGGTCGGCGTTGTGATCGAGGAAGTGAAGCGTTGTGGGGCGGTCCCAGTAGTGGGTGACAGCCCTGGAGGAGCCCTGAGAGGTGTGAGTAGGGTGTGGAGAAACACGGGGATGGAGGAAGTGTGCGGGAAGAACGGAGTGACTCTTGTCGGGTTCGAGGCGTCGGGCAGCTACGCCAGGAGCACAAACGGAAACACATACAGCATCTCAAAACCCGTGCTTGACGCGGATTTCGTCATAAACCTGCCGAAGCTCAAGACCCACACGCTCGAGGTGTACACAGGCGCCGTAAAGAACATGTTTGGCTCGGTGCCTGGCTTTGCGAAGGGAGAGCTGCACAAGCGATATCCCAAGCCGTACGAGTTCGCCGAGGCTCTCGTGGACATTTTTTCTCTGACGACACCCGGCCTGAGCATCATGGATGGAATACTCTCCATGGAAGGACACGGTCCGTCGTCGGGGACTCCTCGATGGCTCGGCGTCTTGGCCGTCAGCCGGGACGCGGTTGCCATGGACACGGTGGTCTGCGAGCTGATCGGGGCCGACCCGGCTGAGATTCCCACGAACAAGGTCGCAGCGACGAGGAAAATAGGGGCTTCGAGTCTCCGTGACGTTGAACTGAGCGGCGTGAGTCTGGACGAGGTTTCAGTCAAGGATTTCAAGATTCCGTCCAACTTTCTTCACAGGCTCGTGCCGAGAGGGCTGCTCTGTCTGTTGAGACGGTACGTCTGGATACATCCGGTGGAGAACCGGGCGAAGTGCCAACTGTGCAATCTCTGTGTCGAGAGCTGTCCCGTGGAAGCCATACGGAACAGCGGGAGCTCGCTCAGATTCGACTACGCGCGCTGCGTCACGTGCCTGTGTTGCCACGAGATCTGCCCGCACGAGGCGATTGAGTTTGAAATGAGTTGGATTGCAAAGAGGATTTCGTGA
- a CDS encoding lysophospholipid acyltransferase family protein — MKRRLSHPLEYLLTIVLVRLFQILPHETALRLGGSLGRFTFEVVRLRRRVVLENLRRAFPEKSEAEILAIARGTYRNLAMSLVEYARLPVTSDEEMRGRVTVEGLESFREALAGSKGAVLVTGHFGSWELMGAALRALGYPVNFLVGEQKNKAVDNLMNQLRRSKGIGIIKMGVSMRRVLEALKKNEFVAMLSDQDAGSRGVFVDFLGRPASTPFGPASFALRTGACLVSGFILREDLSHHRVVLETPILPAITGDKEKDLAHFTQAYTSLLEKYVRERPDHWLWLHRRWKTRPLR; from the coding sequence ATGAAGCGCCGACTATCACATCCTTTGGAGTATCTCCTGACAATCGTCCTGGTGCGCTTGTTCCAGATTCTTCCTCACGAGACTGCCTTGCGCTTGGGAGGTTCTCTGGGTCGCTTTACGTTCGAAGTCGTGAGACTCAGAAGGAGAGTCGTCCTCGAGAACCTGAGACGTGCGTTTCCCGAAAAGAGCGAAGCGGAAATCCTTGCGATTGCGAGAGGGACTTACAGAAACCTTGCCATGTCGCTCGTGGAATACGCTCGCCTGCCCGTGACGTCGGACGAAGAGATGAGAGGGAGAGTCACCGTCGAGGGTCTCGAGAGCTTTAGGGAGGCGCTCGCGGGTTCGAAAGGGGCGGTGCTCGTGACGGGTCATTTCGGAAGCTGGGAGCTCATGGGCGCAGCCTTGAGGGCTCTCGGTTATCCCGTCAATTTTCTCGTCGGGGAGCAGAAGAACAAGGCCGTGGACAACCTCATGAATCAGCTCCGGCGCTCGAAGGGAATAGGGATCATCAAGATGGGAGTCTCGATGAGAAGAGTGCTCGAGGCTCTCAAGAAGAACGAATTCGTCGCCATGCTCTCCGATCAGGACGCGGGTTCGCGGGGGGTGTTCGTGGATTTCCTGGGGAGGCCTGCGTCAACGCCCTTCGGTCCCGCGAGCTTCGCTCTGAGGACCGGCGCATGCCTGGTTTCGGGATTCATTCTGAGAGAAGACCTGTCCCACCACCGCGTTGTCCTCGAGACGCCGATATTGCCTGCGATAACCGGGGACAAGGAAAAGGACCTCGCACATTTCACTCAAGCATACACAAGTCTGCTTGAGAAATACGTGAGGGAGAGGCCGGACCACTGGTTGTGGCTTCACAGGAGATGGAAGACGAGGCCGCTCCGCTAA
- a CDS encoding DUF3467 domain-containing protein: MEKKQTPISIELGEKEGEGIYSNMVVITHSPAEFVLDFARVLPGVPKSKVFARIVMTPQHVKGLLDALKENVAKYEAQNGAIKAFSQNDKPRDIGF; the protein is encoded by the coding sequence GATCAGCATCGAGCTCGGAGAGAAAGAAGGAGAAGGGATCTATTCGAACATGGTCGTCATCACGCACTCTCCCGCGGAGTTCGTACTGGACTTCGCGAGAGTGCTGCCTGGAGTTCCGAAAAGCAAGGTGTTCGCCAGAATTGTGATGACCCCTCAGCACGTCAAGGGATTGCTGGACGCCCTCAAAGAGAACGTCGCGAAGTACGAAGCGCAGAACGGGGCCATCAAGGCGTTTTCTCAGAACGACAAGCCGAGAGACATCGGATTCTGA